A segment of the Carya illinoinensis cultivar Pawnee chromosome 1, C.illinoinensisPawnee_v1, whole genome shotgun sequence genome:
ctttcaaTCCCACTCGCTGTCTAGATTCCCCTtccatcttcttcatctcttccTTCGTCATTAGCCCTAGCCCCGTAgcacttcttcttctcctcctcctccttttctttttcttcctgatcttctcttctcctcctccaCTCTTTTTTCTCAAGGTGGTTCTCCAAGAGATACCCAAGGGCCACGGTGTGGCTGTGGTTCTTTGAGCAAATCCATGGCCACGCCGTGGCTTATGGTTATCTCATAGAGGTTTGATATTTGTATTCTTTGTTATATTTTTGTTGGATCCCTTGTATTTGAGGTTTGATGTGTGGATTTGGTGGTGGATCCATATATTTGGTTAATAGATTTGTGGATTTGGGATGTTTGGCAAATTCTGGACGAGACAACAATGTCATATGTTTGCCAAGTAGTTGGGCGGGGTTACCCACCCACAGGGCCAGCTCTTCCATTAGACGACTTAGGCAGTTGCCTAAGGCCCCTAGTGGATCGGAAGAAGGCCCCCTAAAAGTATTTCAAGCATAATttcgtaaaagaaaaaaaaaagtcctaaTTAGAAACAACTGAATAAATCaacgaaaaaaatattaaaagtttcaaataGATCTTATGTAATTGATTCTTTTTCTAGATTATcatattcttcttttcttctaaaagctcattttttattgaacttttcttAGTTTATAGTTTCCTTTTTTAGATTCTTTCAGCTCAccattaaaacttttattttcatattaagtaATTGATAAAGATGTTAGTAATGCTCTTAATTACCAAAAAGGTAATCGTTGGCTTGAGTTTTGTTTTTTGCTTGATTATTCTTGAATctttatgattatatttctaaatatatatgttaatattggaattctttttttagagttttattatgtttgaattCACTTGATGATGACGAAACGTTTTCTCTTATCCATCTCCTTTTCATTTCTAATATTGGTACTAAGACATGAAGTGATCtaaattctcattttatctccacataataattatttcacataATCTCATTCTAGGGGTACACTTTCCTTTTgtcattattagtttaatatacAATATGGaaattataaagagtaaaatcTACCTGTCAGTGTTGATAAAATGTTTTAGTATAATCATTTGAAAAGACAAgagcccatttttttttttaccaaatgtgtgggtttatagaattttatttataataatggatataattaattttgagaatctaAAGcaattgttataaaactatttttgataaaattctttCTAAATAATATTTAGTAAAGATTAAGTCAGTTATTAATTGAGAAGGTGATACAAAatcttgaataaaaataaatttacgataggagtgatttttaaataaaaatgtaacataaaaataaaaataaaaataaaaataaattgattgtATTTTacccttttaatgaaaaatgTCTCACTCAAAATTTCGCCTTAGGCTCTGCAACCTATTGAGTTGGCCTTACCCACCCATGTGGGATGAAGTCAATAATAGGGTCCATATGCAGCCCCACCCATGCAGATGCGAGGGGCGAGGTGGCCAGCTGCAGGCCTAGAAATTGGATTATGTGGTCAACATGCCAACTGATGATTGCACAAAAGTGATCTTTGTAGCATGAGGTCTTCAACAAGGACTAGCTGGAATGATATACCAAAGCACAAGGAGATTCCtgacaaagttttgaataccgtattgGAGGCTGTACCGGTCAAGGTactgaaacaaaatatttcgatactgataccattttgaaatattgatatatgaataaattatatatataaattatattccaaaataatagtctatatataaataaattatatataaatacatatatataaattataaataatttagtttgaattgagggtaaaaaaataagcttgcaatttgaagaaatgaaaaaaaagtaaaggttGAAATATTGGCAGATACGGGTCGAAATGATCGAAATTCTGACCggtataaaactatatttttctctgTACCGGTTAAGCCATGGAAACTTAATATTTCGATCGTACTGGCCAGTACAGTACGAAATTCAAAACAATGATTCCTGAAGGTCTAGGCAAGAACCCAATTAGGATATACTTGAATTTGGGACATATTCTACAGTAAGTCTCAACATTTACGGGACATATTCTACAATCTACAAGCATTCTTGAAAACAAAATCCAACCCACAAATTGCACCTATTAAGGACCGATGAAGAACCCTTATGGCAGCTCCCAAACTAACTTGGAAAAGGTAGCATGAGATAATTAATGGACAAAAGCGATATTTGAAGTATGAGATCTTCAACTAGGAGTGGTTGGCATGAGTACTGCATCATAAGGGTATCCCAAGAGGTCTAGGCAATAACTCCCAAGAGGTATCCCAAGGTTATACTCGAATTAGGAGACCACCTAGATTTGTATGTGTTTTtctcataaataaaaaataacagctAAAATGCATCAAGCTTTCTAAGCGTTAGTCAACATTGCTCCTCAAAAAGAAGCGGAGCACAACTCCCCCTACTATTtggatggaaagaaaaatttgattcTTTGGTATGAAAAATGGACCTAGAAGTAAGATGGTAAAAACAGCCTGAATAGTGAAAAACAGAATGCGTGTAAGGGATAAAGGCATTTACGCGTGCACATTGAAGGGCTTTACTTCCATTCTCTTCAATCATTTTCCTTACGCTTTTCTTCTTTCACTAGTACCCACTATTTATCCATCTTATAGGTAAATTTTCCCACAATGCTGGAATCAATTATCTCGGAAAAAATTCCATTAACGGGTTTagcccaaaaaaaattattggtgaaGAAAATTGATTCGTGGGTGCTGAAAATTAACTGCCCAGGAAGAATACGAACATGTTATTTACACACTCGATGCACTGCCGAGTCCTGACAGCAAAACTCGCATATatttgagtgagagagagagagagagagagggagcgcGCGCCATGTAAGTGACAAGATCCGGTTTAACCCCGTGGCGGACCGGATGGTTTATTAAATCCGAGAAAAAATCCTACGAGTCCGACGTCCACATAACTAGACACGCGTCGCAATATCATGGTTTTGACTTGCTTGTTTGACTTTTCCTTCGTAACAAAGCCAATAGTTTCTTGGCACGTCACCATCTTGAGACCCACATATTCAGAGCCTGaacccctctctccctctctgcgtTTCGAAGCCTAAACTCCCCCTCTCTCTGCCATCGAACCAGGATCCTCGAAAGCTTTCAGTAAGTTTAAtcgaatttattatttttttattaattaatgttgtTTCTGTTTATCTTTGGAAACTTTTCgtgatatttaatttttttgtatttttggctGTTAATTAATAATACCTGCTATAGAACCAGAGCAAATTGGACTATTTCTtcaatttcttattttcaatgTTTTAATTAACCGTCTGTTGTTTGCCAGGATAACATATAAATGGGAAACTAGATGAAATGATGGAGTATTTCTATTTTTGGCGTTCAGGCCAAAGTTTCGTATTTGAAATCCTTCCCCCGCCCCTCCATTTTTTTACGGCAATTATAGATATAGGATTAAGCTTTGATCATGCTTGGTCTTTTTGATTATATAATTCAAGTGGGATCTCCGGAAAGTGGACTTAACTCTGTAGGACAAGAAAAAAGTGTATTAAGTCTTGAGGTGAATAAAGGTGAGTTTAGACTGTGCAGACAAATAtggcaggttttttttttttttttttcataaacagGAGAAAAGGCATGGAAGTCATCTTTATTTACATGTTCTTTCCTTATTCTTCCTGGCTTACCTGTGAGGGAGCTAGTTTGTGTCTTTGCTTGTGAAATCTCACTTGAGTGTGGAACAATCATAACAAGTTTTCTTACTGCAGTGGAGTTTGGTATTGATGGCAATGCCAATGGTGAGGTGGTTGGAAGTTCTGCTGAGGTGGAGGATCGTAGGGTCGGTGATGAAAATGAAACTGGTGGAAGTTCTGTTGAAGGGGCATTCCAACAGGATCAggatgataaaatgaatggaataGATGTAGATCCTGCTGCAGTTCCTTCGGGATCAATGGTCCCAGCAGATGAGCCCTATGTGGGTCAGGAGTTTGAATCTGAAGCAGCTGCACATGCATTTTATAATGCATTTGCCACACGGGTGGGATTCGTCATCCGTGTAAGCAAACTTTCCCGATCAAGGCGTGATGGATCTGCTATTGGTCGGGCACTTGTTTGTAACAAGGAGGGTTATAGAATGCCTGACAAGCGTGAAAAGATTGTGAGACAAAGGGCAGAGACAAGGGTTGGTTGTAGGGCTATGATTTTGGTGAGGAAAGTAAGTTCTGGTAAATGGATTGTTACAAAGTTTGTAAAGGAGCATACACATCCACTGACACCTGGGAAAGGTCGAAGAGATTGTATTTATGATCAATTTCCGGTCAGTCTTCATTCCTTAAaatatttggaattttttttgttatgttctgatttcaattatttaatcatttgtGCCGTAGGCAGATCAACTTTTGTTGTCGGTGTCATTGACTATTTTCAAGGGAGCTGTAACCATCctgcaattattattttttataatagagATAGAAAATATAAGTAactaaaatgagattatttataCTCCATTTAGTTCTTTGATTGAAGTTGTTGACGTATATTTTCGGAAGGAAGGTGCTTAGCATGACGTAAGAAATTAATTGGACAAACAGAAAAGAAGAAATGCATCTGACTGTGGAAATCTATTCAGAGGTAGAAACTTGGGCCAGGGAATTCGCATTTGAGTTCTCTACGTTGGGATTTGCTCTCTTGGTTAAGAACTTAATCTTTTCATTACCTGATATAAACCAGTAGATAGAATCAACTATTCAAGAAGAGAGATCAGCaatcttaatataataaataaaagcatCAAGGACCATGCATGGTTTGACTAGCGACCTAGCTGACGTAATTTTTCTGACCTGTTACTGATGTCCAGACTTTGGACATGTGACTTTCCAGTGGTTGCAACTAGGACTCCCTTGCACTAACTAATACTGAAGAACATATGCCAAGATCATACCGCTTAATATCTAACATCCTATACTATTCTGTTTTGAAAGTTCAACAGTCAAAGTTATTTCTAGATAACCTGAAAGAAACCTTAGACATATCACATGCCTACTGGGATTGGAGAAAATCTGCTTCTTTTGCATTATAAGGGAAATTCCCTTTGCAGCTTTGTCCTGTGTATTTTGCACCACTAGTTGAAAGAGGATTCATGGGGCTAACTTCGGTCAGTAGGAATAGCCTGTCTGGGGTTGGCAGAGTTGGTAGGAAGCACGGTTGGCAATAAGCTGGTACTGGTTTCATTCtttctatcaaaaaaatctAGACTTAGTTGAGTTGGATGTAGtttgtttgatttgtttttgcTATAAGCAAGTTTTGAGTTGGCTATTGGGTATTGTTGAAATATTGGGGAATGTGACGATCACCAAGACAATAGGTGCAAATTGAGAGTTGTTGTGCTCCCGCTCAGACAGTCATAAAGGATGAAAATTTTGGGGAAGATTTTGTAAGATTAACTTGATGAGAGAAGTGGGAAATATGGTGATCCTGTCCTAGCAATATACGCAATAAGCTGATCTGTGGTCAATGTTGGAAATTCCCACGGAAATTTCTGCGGAATTACTATTCAAATTATGGCGGTTCAACGAGGTGATAAATGATTGAGGCACTCATATGCTATGCTGGCCTTATTTTCCTAATTAGCTTAGTGATTACACTTTGACAGAATTTGGAAATTTGCTGGAGTAGAGTTAAATGAAGTTTCTCATTAGATGACATGTTTTCTACGGTGATTGGCATGCTTGTGTCCGGTGACAAATGGTGGGTTCAAATCAATTTTTACTTGGTCTAGGTATTTCTTATATTAAGATCCCCCTGACAGTTAagcatattaattataatttattgttgAGTTGCAATTTAATTTCATAAGAATTTCCTCTTAAATTTTGTAGTGTGTCTGGAACGCAATTTTAGAAGATCAGAGTGGGACTTTCATTTGTAACTAGgtatacttttttctttttctttattggtATAACTAGGCATACTTATTACATATAGAATTAAGTTTTTTATCTtgtttagaacttctaaaatgTATGACATGCTCAATTTATATATTCAACTTCTTTTATTTGTAttctttacatttttcaaaatttcttttggtATGATTTCAATGTGATGGCATAGCTGGATCTGGCTTTACATTTCCTTGATTAGATCATCTATTTTAGTAAATGAAAGTGCTAGGATTTTTAATGGTTTAAGAGGCCTGAGACACAGGGAGTCTCTTGTACCCTTCTCAGTTCATTTTGGTGAGGAAATGCTTAGTAGTTGACTGTTAAATAGAGCAGTGGGATGGAAATTGAATTTTTAGGCCTTAAAGTCGAGGGAGAGTTCAGGAGCATCTGAAGATATCTCACTAGTTTTCTGATGGATTTAGCCTACTTTGTAGTGCTGATATTGACAAGCTTAGTTATAAAAGACGTATACCATTGTGTTTTAAGGCTGTCTTTGGTTTGGAAATTAATTTGAGAAATCGTGAGCTTTGGGAGGCTGTTAGAGTTAAGGATTTGATTGTATATTGAGTTGCAAAGTGCGATTCTGCTATGTGACACATGGGACTGCTCTCTCAAACTACCAAAAAGTTAtcatacataaaagaaaatttccgATTTTGTGGATTTCAAACTCATAGGTAATGCCATGTGGAATTCCTCCACATTGTGAAGATATGCATTCGAATTGTCACTTAAAAAGGACTTGATTAGTGGTTTTAGCCATATTTGGTATGAGTTTGAATTCCACCTTGGTGATAGGCATTTATGTCCCTCTAATCAAgccttttttaagaaaatggatGTGAAGATATGGAGGAGAGCAAGATCATTTTTGGAGAGggaacccctaggggttggctcaagtggtaaaggccagtcttggtggtatgctccctctaggCTCCAGGTCTAAGATTCgaatcctcttgggtgcaaacaatttttaggGGCCATCTTATTTGGGGAACTTCCTCTTGAATTAGCCGAGGTGCACTTGCTGGAAACTCTTTgctgagggcctgtgcacccctgaGATTAGTGGGGATTTTGTTCTcggacacccagtgccaataaaaagaaattagggAGGGATTATTGGCCAAAATTTTGTGGTagatgaaaataaagaaattagaaagaagaggaaaaatggGTTTTAGTTTTAGTCAAATCCCAAaacttgaaggaaaagaaactgCTCAAAAATATGTTTAGATAGAAGAGTTCAAATAAAACAAGCTCTAGACATATGTCATTCTTATTTCCCTGACTTCTTTTGTTTGTGCTTCCACCTGGTGAAGAGCACTCGGTTTAATTGGGAGACCACATGCGACTAAATTCATTGGTTACAATGCATCCAGATTCCCTGTATGAGATTGAATGCCAGGTACTAGAAACATGTTATTATCTATAAATGGAAAAGAATTTATAAGAAAGAGAAGGGGGGAATGCAAGAGAAGAGGAGGAAATTCTTGATAATAATTGAGCAATAAGTATAAAAGAAGCTACAAAAATGATGAATTGGATTTTTGGCATGGAAAGATCAGATTGGATCTACAAATGTTTGGATACATAATAATCTTGCTAGTTATTGGTGAAAAGTGGTTGAACCCTAATTGCCTATCAGATATAAATGAATTATCGCTTCTTATTTTGCGTTAGAGTTCCAAGGTTGTCTTCATAAATCATCATTGCTAATTGGGTTACAGCTAGGGTTTTGGAAAGAATCTTGTGCGGCTGCTAACATGATGCCATGTTCATTCTACATGGTCTTGCATTGAAGCGTGCCCCTGAGCAAAGCATTGGTGAGTTTAAAAGGAGTAAGCAATGTCATGCACATATGTATATGTAGGTATAGATTAGGTGTGCATATCTCCATATATGCTTTGATGTATGTGTAATTATGTGTGGGTATGGGTAGCAAGcttatatttatagttttctCAACATATGAGAAACAAAAGACTTCTCGTGTGGCTTTTTGGGCAATGTTATTGAGACCTAATCGAAACccttatgaaaaaatattatgggCTTTTGCACGTCTGCTAAATTGGGATTCCTAGTGTAGGCTGGCATCATACTGGCCAAGAAGTTTGTTGAAACTAGTAACTAATTTAAAaggatttattatataaataaagacTTTCGCATATGCTGACGAAAGACAAACTGCAATAATATCGGTTGAGATGTTTTCATGTTGTGCAAAATGGAACACTGAATGTGCCAGTTAAGAAGTGATTTAGTTTAAATTTGGATTGCCACAACAAGTAGAGGAGAAAGGACACGGCTTGAACTGGTTGTGTCAGAATATATTTGATTAATTGGACTTGTTTGGATTTTGAAGGTCGTCTTGCATTGAATTAATATACTTATGATGTGATGGATATAGAGTCATGGTTATATGGCAAGGGAATATATTACTTATTAGTTGGGTaaccttcattttctcttccaaGAACCATTTTCGTGGGAATTTTTCAGAACCAAGCGATGCCAGTTATTTTGCAGATTAGAGCCATTGATTATTACATTTAGAATTATGCAAATAAGGTAAGTATCATGGACATTGAAAACTGAGGTCTAATATTGAAGCTGTTTTTTATGACTAATGCTTTTATTGCCAACATGTTATCTTTACTCCTTTTGACTACTCCTGTACCCATTCAATATTGTGGCTAATTATGGAATAATCTGAATGTAATTTTTTTCGATTGACAAATAAAGTTATGTAGGAAAGACGTGGAAGTGTCTAAAACCTTTTACACTtccaaattacataaatttattGACATGACTTTTCACATTACTTTAAACTTAAATTACCAAATTTATGGATATTCAAGAATAATATTTGaggaaaattatgaaagaataAAATTGATTAAGCAAATTGTGAGGTGGCTCAATAGAAGCAAAAGAACATACTtcgaaaattatatttgtataaattatataaggACTTCTTCTCTGAGATGAAGGACGGAATTTTATTGAGTTTAGTAGgatttctgttctgcatgtcgAACCATATTCTTTGTTGCACAATGCatgtaaaaaatatatgcgCATGTAATAGTTATCTTAGTGATAGtgggaacttttttttttttccctctctaatTTGCTTTATAGGCTCTTCATAAGGTTACCGGTTTAACTTATTTTCTGCAGAGTGGGATTTGCATTCGAGACCTTAGTGTTCATATATAGAGTGACACTAGCCTTGTGATTCACTTCAATAGATGTTTCTCTGAGTTTCTGAATTGTCATTTATGGCACTTTTCAAatcttgtaaaaaaatttatggcACTTTTAAGTCACTTTAGGCTTAAAGGTTTTGTAAGTCTTAATTTTCCTGGAAATTGGATGTGTGTGGTGGGGCATCTTAAGGAAATTATAGTGGTTATTTAAAAGACATAAGTGGGTTGGATGTAAAGTAGGCTCTTCGAAATGGAAGACATTACATAATGCATATCTTTGTCTTGCCTTTGGTATAAAATGAAATCTTTAATACTGAAGACATTGACATTGTTTATTATACAGGTCAACTCACCAACATAGGCATTAGAACTATCACCATgtctatttaatatatatatattttttttgctgGAAATTTTGTAGCagttttcttttcaataatGATAA
Coding sequences within it:
- the LOC122313931 gene encoding protein FAR1-RELATED SEQUENCE 12-like isoform X1; the encoded protein is MEFGIDGNANGEVVGSSAEVEDRRVGDENETGGSSVEGAFQQDQDDKMNGIDVDPAAVPSGSMVPADEPYVGQEFESEAAAHAFYNAFATRVGFVIRVSKLSRSRRDGSAIGRALVCNKEGYRMPDKREKIVRQRAETRVGCRAMILVRKVSSGKWIVTKFVKEHTHPLTPGKGRRDCIYDQFPNEHDKIRELSQQLAIEKKRAATYKRHLEMIFEHIEEHNESLSKKIQYIVDNVKEMESKEQQNQR
- the LOC122313931 gene encoding protein FAR1-RELATED SEQUENCE 5-like isoform X3, producing MEFGIDGNANGEVVGSSAEVEDRRVGDENETGGSSVEGAFQQDQDDKMNGIDVDPAAVPSGSMVPADEPYVGQEFESEAAAHAFYNAFATRVGFVIRVSKLSRSRRDGSAIGRALVCNKEGYRMPDKREKIVRQRAETRVGCRAMILVRKVSSGKWIVTKFVKEHTHPLTPGKGRRDCIYDQFPCVWNAILEDQSGTFICN
- the LOC122313931 gene encoding protein FAR1-RELATED SEQUENCE 5-like isoform X2 translates to MEFGIDGNANGEVVGSSAEVEDRRVGDENETGGSSVEGAFQQDQDDKMNGIDVDPAAVPSGSMVPADEPYVGQEFESEAAAHAFYNAFATRVGFVIRVSKLSRSRRDGSAIGRALVCNKEGYRMPDKREKIVRQRAETRVGCRAMILVRKVSSGKWIVTKFVKEHTHPLTPGKGRRDCIYDQFPLGFWKESCAAANMMPCSFYMVLH